The proteins below come from a single Hyphomicrobium denitrificans ATCC 51888 genomic window:
- a CDS encoding FixH family protein has product MQRSSLRAAAIGVALLISMAGTAFANTEDYEFQLLDKDVKAGAAVISVKLVHKPSGRAIADAVIFAKRIDMGPEGMETMTAPIEAVSSTQLGVYTFKTYLGMVGQWALSLGAKVQGETGTVESKLIVKAEQ; this is encoded by the coding sequence ATGCAACGATCCTCGTTGCGCGCGGCCGCCATCGGCGTCGCGCTGCTAATAAGCATGGCCGGCACGGCATTTGCCAACACCGAGGACTACGAGTTCCAGCTTCTCGACAAGGACGTGAAGGCTGGGGCCGCGGTCATTTCGGTGAAGCTGGTCCACAAGCCCTCCGGGCGCGCCATCGCCGATGCGGTGATCTTTGCCAAGCGCATCGACATGGGGCCGGAAGGGATGGAGACGATGACCGCGCCGATCGAGGCCGTCTCATCCACCCAACTTGGTGTCTACACGTTCAAGACCTACCTCGGCATGGTCGGGCAATGGGCCCTTTCCCTCGGCGCCAAAGTGCAGGGCGAGACCGGCACGGTCGAGAGCAAGCTCATCGTCAAGGCCGAGCAATGA
- a CDS encoding ABC transporter substrate-binding protein, which yields MHLRCPGVLHLRVLWLAILLAVTTTVPSFAGRLVTDMAGRSVEVPDKITRVGTIGPVPVLNSFVFAIGEAGSIANNLPPNLGGPRWRFQYVVAPGLASRPVIQTGQGPNIEGVIEASPDVVLTMDRATIDQLARTHVPALYLSWQKPDDVKSVMHLLGELFGRHDAADAYSKYFDQTMKRVASRADGLRDDQRPRVLYANYRSLTQPHKIAEWWIAKAGGRSVTDDGRIGEAFNFSIEQILAWDPEVIIVTTENDISNVYGDARLANVSAVKTKRVFAIPMGVHVWGNRTVEQPLTVLWAAKLFHPDLFADVAIEDEVRNFYSNFFKVDLSRDDAETILTGRAGASK from the coding sequence ATGCACCTTCGATGCCCAGGTGTCCTCCATTTGCGAGTTTTATGGCTTGCCATCCTTCTCGCAGTCACGACCACGGTGCCGTCGTTCGCCGGTCGACTCGTGACGGACATGGCCGGGCGCTCCGTTGAGGTGCCCGACAAGATCACGCGAGTTGGAACGATCGGGCCAGTTCCTGTTCTCAACAGCTTCGTTTTCGCGATCGGGGAAGCGGGATCGATCGCAAATAACCTGCCGCCGAATCTCGGCGGCCCGCGCTGGCGGTTTCAGTACGTCGTCGCACCGGGTCTGGCGAGCCGTCCAGTCATCCAGACTGGTCAGGGTCCGAACATCGAAGGTGTGATCGAGGCGTCGCCGGACGTCGTCCTGACGATGGATCGCGCGACGATCGATCAGCTCGCTCGCACACATGTTCCGGCGCTGTACTTGTCGTGGCAAAAGCCCGACGACGTCAAATCCGTGATGCATCTGCTTGGCGAGCTGTTTGGAAGGCACGATGCGGCGGACGCCTATAGCAAATATTTCGATCAAACGATGAAGAGGGTCGCCAGCCGCGCCGACGGATTGCGGGACGATCAGCGTCCGCGAGTGCTTTATGCCAATTACAGAAGTCTTACACAGCCGCATAAAATCGCCGAGTGGTGGATCGCCAAGGCGGGCGGGCGCAGCGTCACCGATGATGGACGGATCGGAGAAGCGTTCAACTTTTCGATCGAACAAATTCTCGCATGGGACCCGGAGGTGATCATCGTCACAACCGAGAACGATATCTCAAATGTCTACGGTGATGCGCGGCTCGCCAACGTATCGGCCGTCAAGACCAAGCGCGTTTTCGCCATTCCAATGGGAGTGCACGTCTGGGGAAATCGAACCGTCGAGCAGCCGCTTACGGTGCTATGGGCGGCGAAGCTGTTTCATCCCGATCTCTTTGCCGATGTCGCGATCGAAGATGAAGTTCGAAATTTCTATTCCAACTTCTTCAAGGTCGATCTCAGTCGTGATGATGCCGAGACGATTTTGACGGGTCGCGCCGGGGCATCCAAATGA
- a CDS encoding LLM class flavin-dependent oxidoreductase: MRQDMKPAAPTFRIGLSGCAGGLEAVSSSRLLDLAEQAEALGFEGLWLNEEHFQGSIVEVEGRRCLSPLVLASAMLARTRRLRIGFSVLLLALHHPVRLAEEIATLDVISDGRVDFGISRGANPRYLEVYGVDPESANVSFQSRLEFLFEAWQDRKVPFGENSYSIEPKPVQKPHPPVFIGTYTEETAAWAARQGHAIICHGITNMANQRRMMRAFKDAGGDVTRVPFGRFVYVSETDASAREELWPTVLKLAGRLKGFGLFNRKGILTEGDLDPEVFYREMVIAGSPETCARRFLELHDELGITYLNALSAFFGFLPFDLLDRSLTLLGREVRPRVEQALISRLTT, encoded by the coding sequence ATGCGGCAAGACATGAAGCCTGCAGCGCCAACATTCCGCATCGGCCTATCGGGGTGCGCGGGCGGACTTGAGGCAGTTTCGTCGTCGCGGCTGCTCGACTTGGCGGAACAGGCCGAGGCGTTGGGATTCGAAGGCTTGTGGCTAAATGAAGAGCACTTTCAGGGTAGTATCGTCGAAGTCGAAGGACGGCGTTGTCTTTCGCCGCTTGTTCTCGCTTCGGCGATGCTGGCGCGTACGCGGCGCCTTCGAATAGGGTTCTCGGTGTTGCTTCTGGCGCTGCATCATCCGGTACGGCTAGCGGAAGAAATCGCGACGCTCGACGTCATTTCGGATGGGCGCGTCGACTTCGGAATTTCACGCGGAGCCAACCCGCGCTACCTTGAGGTTTATGGCGTCGATCCGGAATCGGCGAATGTCAGTTTTCAGTCGCGGCTGGAGTTCTTGTTCGAAGCTTGGCAGGATCGCAAAGTGCCCTTCGGAGAGAATTCGTATTCCATCGAACCGAAGCCCGTTCAGAAGCCGCATCCACCCGTTTTCATCGGAACGTATACGGAGGAAACGGCCGCGTGGGCGGCGCGTCAGGGGCACGCGATCATCTGTCATGGTATTACGAACATGGCGAACCAGCGGCGCATGATGCGGGCATTCAAGGACGCGGGCGGCGATGTCACCCGCGTGCCGTTCGGGCGTTTCGTCTACGTCAGCGAGACGGATGCAAGCGCGCGGGAAGAGCTATGGCCGACGGTTTTGAAACTTGCGGGCAGGCTGAAGGGCTTCGGTCTTTTCAATCGCAAGGGGATTTTGACGGAAGGCGACCTCGATCCCGAGGTGTTCTACCGGGAGATGGTGATCGCCGGGAGTCCGGAGACCTGCGCGCGACGCTTTCTAGAACTCCATGACGAACTCGGCATCACCTACCTCAACGCTCTGAGTGCATTCTTCGGGTTTTTGCCGTTTGATCTTTTGGATCGCTCGCTCACGCTCCTCGGGCGCGAAGTTCGGCCGCGCGTCGAGCAAGCTCTCATTTCGCGGCTGACGACATGA
- a CDS encoding outer membrane protein, translated as MKSAAIVLGAILIVSGAENGKADDWSAISIGAYTQLGHFNSSVESATFNDWSVDQVRSTDSSSTNWNGGLTVAANWRLQNAVIGVAVDYDPFGSTQGLGCLYYWSDGGQSNVFVSDVQSGRCTRDVAWSASFVGKIGWLVSPTTWVYGLGGWTVSRVEQNFEKSFNLEQVHATLDGATFGGGIEYRLTENWHVNVELRYTKLNTVEKKTFSEEIDAPQFTKFGGDLETVRLGLSYVLPIR; from the coding sequence ATGAAAAGCGCGGCGATCGTTTTGGGAGCCATTCTGATTGTTAGCGGAGCCGAGAATGGCAAAGCGGATGACTGGTCAGCGATATCGATAGGCGCCTATACGCAACTAGGCCATTTCAACAGCTCTGTTGAAAGTGCGACGTTCAACGATTGGTCAGTCGATCAGGTTCGATCGACAGACAGCAGCAGCACCAATTGGAATGGAGGATTAACGGTCGCTGCAAACTGGCGCCTGCAGAATGCTGTCATCGGGGTGGCAGTTGACTACGACCCGTTTGGATCTACGCAAGGCCTTGGATGTCTTTATTATTGGTCGGACGGCGGTCAAAGCAATGTCTTCGTTTCGGATGTTCAGAGCGGTCGGTGCACCCGCGATGTTGCATGGTCGGCGAGTTTCGTAGGAAAAATCGGTTGGCTAGTATCGCCCACCACTTGGGTATACGGATTGGGCGGCTGGACAGTTTCTCGGGTCGAACAGAACTTCGAGAAATCTTTCAACCTTGAACAGGTCCACGCGACGCTGGACGGAGCGACGTTTGGGGGAGGTATCGAATATCGCCTCACGGAAAACTGGCACGTAAATGTCGAACTTCGATACACGAAGTTGAATACCGTCGAGAAGAAAACGTTCTCCGAAGAGATTGATGCGCCGCAGTTTACGAAATTCGGAGGCGATTTGGAGACAGTGCGTCTGGGGCTATCCTATGTGCTGCCAATTCGATGA
- a CDS encoding MerR family transcriptional regulator, with product MSDLMAIGNLSRKTGVKVPTIRYYEGIGLLPAPPRSEGNRRLYGAKAVDRLRFIRHARELGFEVEAIRELLDLAERPQLSCAKVDALAREHLRTITSRIERLTALKIEVEHMIKACAKGRIAKCRIIDTLSHHEHCLHIEH from the coding sequence ATGAGCGACCTTATGGCCATTGGCAATTTGTCCCGCAAAACCGGGGTGAAGGTGCCGACCATCCGGTATTACGAGGGGATCGGGCTGCTACCCGCGCCCCCGCGCAGCGAGGGCAACCGGCGGCTTTATGGCGCCAAAGCGGTGGATCGTCTGCGCTTCATCCGCCATGCGCGCGAGCTCGGATTCGAGGTCGAGGCGATCCGCGAACTGCTGGACCTGGCCGAACGGCCGCAGCTATCCTGTGCCAAGGTGGATGCGCTCGCACGCGAGCACCTCCGCACCATCACCAGCCGCATCGAGCGCCTCACCGCTCTCAAGATTGAGGTCGAACACATGATCAAGGCCTGCGCCAAGGGGCGCATCGCCAAGTGCCGCATCATCGACACTCTCTCGCACCACGAGCATTGTCTGCACATAGAACACTAG
- a CDS encoding FecCD family ABC transporter permease, with protein sequence MAFSLALGRYPLTLSDISEFVQASLGLRELAPERYALLHNIIVDIRLPRVLAAALIGAALAISGTAFQAIFRNPLVSPGILGVLGGAGFGAAIGLLISGHWIVVQLLAFAMALLAVALGILIANLFGPGTMVTLILGGIISGALFTALLSIVKYTADPYNQLPAIVYWLMGSLQSIEMKHISVVTVPILAGIVGLTLCGRVLDALSMGDDEARTLGVPVKAVRYGVIIAATLISALSVSIAGIIGWIGLMIPNFARLLFGPSNARLLPLSALLGALFLLCADCLARGITTAEIPIGIVTELLGIPAFILVLGRTRRAWL encoded by the coding sequence ATGGCGTTTTCTCTGGCGCTCGGACGCTATCCGCTCACGCTGAGCGATATCAGCGAATTTGTGCAAGCGAGCCTGGGATTGCGCGAGCTTGCGCCCGAACGCTATGCGCTGCTTCACAACATCATTGTCGATATTCGTCTGCCGCGTGTTCTCGCCGCCGCGCTGATCGGTGCGGCGCTTGCGATTTCCGGCACGGCGTTCCAAGCGATATTCCGCAATCCACTCGTCTCGCCCGGAATTCTCGGCGTGCTTGGCGGCGCAGGTTTTGGTGCAGCGATCGGCCTGCTGATTTCCGGGCACTGGATCGTGGTGCAGTTGCTGGCGTTTGCGATGGCACTGCTGGCGGTGGCGCTCGGCATTCTGATTGCCAATCTGTTTGGCCCCGGAACGATGGTCACGCTCATTCTCGGCGGGATCATCAGCGGAGCGCTTTTCACCGCGCTGCTATCGATCGTCAAATATACCGCCGACCCTTACAATCAGCTGCCTGCGATCGTTTATTGGCTGATGGGAAGTTTGCAGTCGATCGAGATGAAGCATATTTCCGTTGTGACCGTGCCGATTTTGGCGGGTATCGTCGGATTGACGTTGTGCGGCCGGGTGCTCGACGCGTTGTCGATGGGTGACGACGAGGCGCGCACGCTCGGCGTTCCCGTCAAGGCCGTGCGTTATGGCGTGATCATTGCGGCAACGCTGATCTCGGCGCTCTCAGTCTCGATTGCTGGCATCATCGGTTGGATCGGACTGATGATTCCGAATTTCGCGCGATTGCTCTTTGGGCCTTCCAATGCGCGGTTGCTGCCGCTTTCGGCGTTGCTGGGCGCGTTGTTCCTGCTGTGCGCCGATTGTCTCGCGCGTGGTATTACCACGGCGGAAATTCCGATCGGCATCGTGACGGAGTTGCTCGGGATTCCGGCGTTCATTCTGGTGCTTGGCCGAACGCGGCGGGCGTGGCTCTAA
- a CDS encoding cation transporter, whose product MTDSCRSSACACHGNPRFDGMDPRYKRVLWTVIATNGIMFLIEMAAGQMAGSQALQADALDFLGDTLTYGISLAVIGKSLQVRSSAALLKGMSLLLMGLWVFGSTLYHVLVLGLPRAEIMGGIAVLALATNLASVLLLLRYKDGDANVRSVWLCSRNDAIGNVAVMIAALGVWGSASAWPDLMVAGIMACVFLTSSTQILRQAWQERREAALAAHHV is encoded by the coding sequence ATGACCGACTCCTGCCGATCCTCCGCTTGCGCCTGCCACGGCAATCCGCGCTTCGATGGCATGGATCCGCGCTACAAGCGCGTGCTGTGGACCGTGATTGCCACCAACGGCATCATGTTCCTTATCGAGATGGCGGCGGGACAGATGGCAGGCTCGCAAGCGCTGCAGGCGGACGCGCTGGACTTCCTCGGCGACACGCTCACCTACGGCATCAGCCTCGCGGTGATCGGCAAATCCTTGCAGGTGCGCTCCAGCGCCGCTCTGCTCAAGGGCATGAGCCTTTTGCTGATGGGGTTGTGGGTTTTTGGCAGCACGCTCTACCACGTGCTTGTTCTCGGCCTGCCGCGCGCCGAGATCATGGGCGGCATCGCCGTGCTGGCACTTGCCACCAATCTCGCCAGCGTCCTCCTGCTGCTGCGCTACAAGGACGGCGACGCCAATGTCCGTTCCGTGTGGTTGTGCTCGCGGAACGACGCCATCGGCAACGTCGCGGTGATGATCGCCGCGCTCGGTGTGTGGGGCAGCGCCAGTGCGTGGCCCGACCTGATGGTGGCTGGCATCATGGCCTGCGTCTTCCTGACGTCATCCACGCAGATCTTGCGGCAGGCGTGGCAGGAGCGACGGGAAGCCGCGCTCGCCGCACATCATGTCTAA
- a CDS encoding efflux RND transporter periplasmic adaptor subunit, translated as MSVTKGLVSAAAIIAAAGAGLWACQTGLIKLPLSPAAAMTETHAAASGPVVYYRDPNGKPFYSLAPRNTDDGKAYVAVQASEDVSFEPRPKTEAVARAASSPGDKRIKFYRNPMGLPDTSPVPKKDSMGMDYIPVYEGDDSDDGSIRVSPGKIQRTGVETVEVGRHPIIRTIQAPGAVAIDERRVAVVAPKFDGYVVKVGDITTGTHVRKGDVLATVFGQAILDQAARLLIEQNSGFTRSDDTFTPPSLKGPGGVVGASRRLQNLGVTQEFIDQVKRDRQVPDIFTIRAPISGDVLERNWSDGQGFKQGDVGFRIADHSVVWMMADAAEGDIALIKPGQRVKVTMRAYPGRVFEGKVGVVYPHLIKETRTAQVRIEMANADMALLPDMYGNVEIATGGNADALAVPASAVIDSGNRQVALLDLGNGRYQPREVKLGRTGDGFREVLSGLSEGDKVVVNGNFLIDAESNLQSALKGFDASATTPSSTEASQ; from the coding sequence ATGAGCGTGACCAAGGGGTTGGTTTCCGCCGCAGCGATTATCGCTGCGGCGGGAGCCGGCTTGTGGGCCTGCCAGACCGGCCTCATCAAGCTCCCGCTGTCGCCCGCAGCGGCTATGACCGAAACGCATGCCGCCGCCAGCGGGCCCGTCGTCTATTACCGCGACCCGAACGGCAAACCGTTCTATTCGCTGGCGCCGCGCAACACGGATGATGGCAAGGCCTACGTCGCCGTCCAGGCTAGCGAAGACGTATCCTTCGAGCCCAGGCCGAAGACCGAAGCCGTTGCGCGGGCGGCCTCCTCGCCCGGCGACAAGAGGATCAAATTCTACCGCAACCCAATGGGCCTGCCGGATACGTCCCCGGTGCCGAAGAAAGACTCGATGGGGATGGACTACATCCCTGTCTATGAGGGCGACGACAGCGATGACGGCTCCATCAGGGTGTCGCCGGGCAAGATCCAGCGCACCGGCGTCGAGACCGTGGAAGTCGGCCGCCACCCCATCATCCGCACCATCCAGGCGCCAGGCGCGGTCGCCATCGACGAACGCCGCGTTGCTGTGGTGGCGCCAAAGTTCGATGGCTACGTGGTCAAGGTCGGCGACATCACCACCGGCACGCATGTGCGAAAGGGCGACGTGCTGGCCACGGTGTTCGGCCAAGCCATCCTTGACCAAGCCGCTCGCCTGCTCATCGAGCAGAATTCCGGCTTCACGCGCAGCGACGACACTTTCACCCCGCCCAGCCTCAAGGGCCCCGGCGGTGTGGTCGGCGCCAGCCGCCGGCTGCAGAACCTCGGCGTCACGCAAGAATTCATCGACCAAGTCAAGCGCGACCGACAGGTGCCCGACATCTTCACCATCCGCGCCCCCATCAGCGGCGACGTACTGGAACGCAACTGGAGCGACGGCCAGGGATTCAAGCAAGGCGACGTGGGCTTCCGCATCGCCGACCATTCTGTGGTGTGGATGATGGCGGACGCGGCCGAGGGCGACATCGCCCTGATCAAGCCAGGACAGCGCGTGAAGGTCACGATGCGCGCGTACCCCGGCCGGGTCTTTGAAGGCAAGGTCGGTGTGGTCTACCCGCACCTGATTAAGGAGACCCGCACCGCGCAAGTCCGCATCGAGATGGCCAACGCGGACATGGCGCTGCTGCCGGACATGTACGGCAACGTCGAGATCGCCACCGGCGGCAACGCCGACGCCCTGGCCGTCCCCGCCAGCGCTGTGATCGACAGCGGCAATCGGCAAGTCGCGCTGCTCGACCTTGGAAACGGCCGCTACCAGCCCCGCGAAGTGAAGCTCGGTCGCACCGGCGACGGCTTCCGCGAGGTGCTCAGTGGCCTCTCCGAAGGTGACAAGGTCGTGGTCAACGGCAACTTCCTCATCGACGCCGAAAGCAACCTGCAATCGGCGCTGAAGGGCTTCGACGCCTCGGCCACCACGCCGTCCAGCACGGAGGCCAGCCAATGA
- a CDS encoding TonB-dependent receptor — MKKKQLALSGALLLVPIAALAQEANTGDAEQTLPPVTVLSDKKTEAPKRKVKKSSESKKAKSTPINVPEQSPGQDDLLAGNVHGLQLDSQGILAPSVTAQTVGGVIVSDPTLGRASSVSREGINILGGPAQTSFYQAASIIPSVNVESPDPFGLSATRNINIAGKGDFHLSRTINGLPIMGIVGGNDLYDLQNVSRLDVYRGPIPADRSLGISNASGVINQVLLGPQSTPSVFAEQSFGSWNFNKTFARVDTGLLSTGTELFISGSTASADKWSGSGDESRDNFAVGLSQRVTKDLKVDINAVYSKFEGNPYKALTYAQTQNLSQYYGLDYDKTFNPANKANYYKFNRVSSEDYAVFASVDYRLAEGQHIVFKPYYWNNDGEQWSGVGSGANGQLQIWRQQNDNLGGVLEYDGHFATGTDVVAGYWWQSLAPPPPPTDQRRFSISNTGALTFANWNTIAKIDNFVVNSPYVQLTQEFGTVSVTGGVRYMSLGAPEMRYYRTAGVPNGTLDEALSYPGLSEYSDAFVTARDYNEFLPNFGITNDFGGGWSANFSYGRNFGRPDWGPQASNYISNRTAFQNANIDLQDLVDNVRPEIADQFSAQLRYNNHGLTIVPGVFYALHDHKQVKINDPALNNLAYYVGTGSTTEYGAELQASYNFGDQLFAFASATVSSETFDGDTQTLSGGSPIKTKGNQLPNTPRAMFKAGVTYSWYDFAFTPVVRVIGDRYGDAQNKNKVSGYAVADFTVAYNIRQKLGLEEATLKFGVVNLFDKEYISQISPSDTDLSSDAQYYVGAPRTFIGTVAVKF, encoded by the coding sequence ATGAAAAAGAAACAACTCGCGCTCAGTGGTGCTCTGTTGCTCGTTCCGATCGCTGCACTTGCTCAAGAGGCGAATACCGGCGACGCCGAACAGACTCTTCCGCCAGTCACGGTGCTCTCGGACAAGAAAACCGAGGCGCCTAAGCGTAAGGTCAAGAAAAGCAGCGAATCTAAAAAAGCAAAATCGACACCCATTAACGTGCCGGAGCAATCACCGGGCCAGGACGATTTATTGGCTGGGAATGTGCACGGGCTGCAACTCGACAGCCAGGGTATACTAGCACCATCCGTAACGGCGCAGACCGTCGGTGGCGTCATCGTGAGTGATCCGACGCTCGGACGCGCAAGCAGCGTCAGTCGGGAAGGGATCAATATTCTTGGCGGTCCGGCGCAGACGAGCTTCTATCAGGCTGCGAGCATCATACCGTCGGTCAATGTCGAAAGTCCTGACCCGTTTGGTCTCAGTGCAACGCGAAATATCAATATCGCGGGAAAGGGTGACTTTCATCTTTCACGCACCATCAACGGTCTCCCGATCATGGGAATCGTCGGCGGCAACGACCTCTATGACCTCCAGAACGTTTCGCGCCTCGACGTGTACAGAGGGCCTATTCCGGCCGATAGAAGCCTGGGAATTTCGAATGCTTCCGGCGTAATCAATCAGGTTCTTCTTGGGCCGCAGAGCACACCGTCCGTCTTTGCCGAGCAGAGCTTCGGCTCGTGGAACTTCAACAAAACATTTGCGCGCGTCGATACCGGCTTGCTCAGCACGGGCACGGAGCTTTTCATTTCCGGATCAACCGCCAGCGCAGACAAATGGTCGGGATCGGGTGATGAATCGCGCGATAACTTCGCCGTCGGACTGAGCCAGAGAGTCACCAAAGATCTCAAGGTCGACATCAACGCAGTCTACAGCAAGTTCGAGGGCAATCCCTACAAGGCGCTCACCTACGCGCAGACGCAGAACCTCAGCCAATACTACGGACTTGATTACGATAAGACCTTCAATCCGGCGAACAAAGCGAACTACTACAAATTCAATCGCGTAAGTTCTGAGGACTACGCCGTATTCGCCAGCGTCGACTATCGGCTCGCGGAAGGGCAGCACATCGTATTCAAGCCCTACTACTGGAACAACGATGGCGAGCAATGGTCCGGTGTCGGATCGGGCGCCAACGGTCAGCTCCAGATCTGGCGACAGCAGAACGACAATCTCGGCGGCGTGCTGGAATACGACGGGCACTTCGCGACGGGCACGGATGTCGTCGCGGGATACTGGTGGCAGTCGCTTGCACCGCCGCCGCCGCCGACCGATCAGCGCCGGTTCAGCATTTCAAATACCGGCGCGCTGACCTTCGCGAACTGGAATACGATCGCGAAAATCGACAACTTCGTCGTCAACAGCCCCTACGTTCAACTGACGCAGGAGTTCGGCACCGTATCCGTGACGGGCGGCGTTCGTTACATGAGCCTCGGCGCGCCGGAGATGCGTTATTACCGGACGGCAGGCGTTCCTAACGGAACGCTCGATGAAGCTTTGTCGTATCCCGGCCTTTCGGAATACAGCGACGCGTTTGTGACGGCGCGCGATTACAATGAATTCCTGCCCAACTTCGGCATCACGAACGACTTTGGCGGCGGCTGGAGCGCCAATTTCTCATATGGCCGCAACTTCGGACGTCCGGATTGGGGCCCGCAGGCAAGCAACTACATCAGCAATCGAACCGCATTCCAGAATGCGAATATCGATCTGCAGGATCTCGTCGACAATGTGCGGCCCGAGATCGCGGATCAATTCTCCGCTCAGCTTCGCTACAACAATCACGGGCTGACCATCGTTCCGGGCGTCTTTTACGCGCTCCACGACCACAAGCAGGTCAAGATCAATGATCCGGCCCTCAATAACCTCGCGTATTACGTTGGCACGGGGTCGACCACCGAATACGGGGCGGAACTGCAAGCCTCGTACAATTTCGGCGATCAGCTCTTTGCGTTCGCGTCGGCGACGGTGTCATCCGAAACCTTCGACGGCGATACCCAGACATTGAGCGGCGGCTCTCCGATCAAGACGAAAGGCAATCAGCTTCCGAATACGCCGCGTGCGATGTTCAAAGCTGGGGTCACCTATTCCTGGTACGACTTTGCGTTTACTCCAGTCGTCCGCGTCATTGGTGATCGATACGGCGATGCGCAGAACAAGAATAAGGTTTCGGGTTATGCGGTAGCCGATTTCACGGTCGCCTACAACATCAGGCAGAAGCTCGGCCTGGAGGAAGCTACGTTGAAGTTCGGCGTCGTCAATCTGTTCGATAAGGAATACATTTCGCAAATTTCGCCGAGCGACACCGATCTCAGTTCGGATGCGCAGTACTACGTCGGTGCGCCCCGGACCTTTATCGGGACCGTCGCGGTCAAATTCTGA
- a CDS encoding VIT1/CCC1 transporter family protein — protein sequence MRATHKESHLIERIGWLRAAVLGANDGLISTSSLIVGVAAATTAPHEVLVAGVAGLVAGAMSMAAGEYVSVSSQADTEEADMARERQELAEQPEAELAELAAIYEQRGVDPDLALQVAKQMMAKDAFAAHARDELGLSGHMMANPVQAAFTSAATFASGAALPLIVALLSPAGTVVWSVSIACLIGLATLGAIGAWAGGASVLKPMIRVVFWGAVALAFTAVIGALIGKAV from the coding sequence ATGCGCGCCACCCACAAAGAGAGCCATCTGATCGAGCGTATAGGTTGGCTTCGAGCCGCTGTGCTCGGAGCCAACGATGGTTTGATTTCAACGTCGAGCCTCATTGTGGGTGTGGCGGCCGCCACGACAGCACCGCATGAGGTTCTCGTTGCCGGCGTCGCCGGGCTCGTGGCTGGCGCAATGTCGATGGCGGCGGGAGAATATGTATCGGTCAGCTCGCAGGCCGATACGGAGGAAGCTGATATGGCGCGTGAGCGCCAAGAGTTAGCCGAGCAACCCGAAGCCGAGCTTGCGGAACTAGCCGCGATCTACGAGCAGCGTGGCGTTGACCCTGATCTGGCGCTGCAGGTCGCCAAGCAGATGATGGCAAAGGATGCTTTTGCGGCACACGCGCGCGACGAGCTGGGGCTGTCGGGCCATATGATGGCCAACCCTGTTCAAGCCGCCTTTACGTCAGCGGCAACTTTTGCCTCTGGCGCAGCGCTACCGCTGATCGTCGCGTTGCTTTCGCCCGCCGGAACGGTTGTCTGGAGCGTATCCATTGCCTGCTTGATCGGCCTCGCGACCCTCGGAGCCATCGGCGCGTGGGCGGGCGGAGCAAGCGTGCTCAAGCCTATGATCCGGGTTGTGTTCTGGGGAGCTGTCGCCTTGGCGTTCACGGCCGTAATTGGCGCTCTCATAGGCAAGGCCGTCTGA
- a CDS encoding ABC transporter ATP-binding protein: MQREAGSDVSSAGRVEARDVHFCFDKREILKGVSLVLERGEVVSLLGANGAGKTTLLRLLLGLVAPTQGEVFVGNVRLASLTSRQIATRIAYVPQVHTTPFPYTVREVVLMGRLPKRSLLSSPREVDHAAVQTALDKLEIRHLADRVYSGISGGERQLVLIARALAQEASTLILDEPLSNLDFGYQVKIAQHLKDLARDGHSVLITCHDPQFAYQASSRIALLINGRLTQDGHPHQILNSASLRSLYGIDVECVLLSKDRAAFFPREPG; the protein is encoded by the coding sequence GTGCAGCGAGAAGCCGGATCGGATGTTTCTTCGGCGGGACGCGTTGAAGCCCGCGATGTGCATTTTTGCTTCGATAAGCGTGAGATATTGAAAGGCGTCAGCCTCGTCTTGGAGCGCGGCGAGGTTGTGTCTCTCCTCGGCGCCAACGGAGCTGGAAAAACGACGCTGCTGCGGCTGCTTCTGGGGTTGGTGGCTCCGACACAGGGTGAAGTCTTCGTTGGGAATGTGCGTCTCGCGTCCTTGACCAGCCGACAGATCGCGACGCGCATTGCCTATGTGCCGCAAGTCCACACGACGCCGTTTCCTTATACGGTACGCGAGGTGGTGTTGATGGGACGGCTGCCGAAGCGAAGCCTATTGAGTAGCCCCCGCGAAGTTGATCATGCCGCCGTGCAGACGGCGCTTGATAAACTCGAGATTCGTCATCTTGCGGACCGCGTCTATAGCGGTATTTCGGGCGGCGAACGCCAGCTTGTGCTTATCGCACGCGCGCTCGCCCAGGAGGCTTCCACCCTAATATTGGATGAGCCGCTATCAAATTTGGATTTCGGCTATCAAGTAAAGATCGCGCAGCATCTGAAGGATCTCGCGAGAGACGGTCATTCGGTCTTGATAACCTGTCACGATCCGCAATTCGCTTATCAAGCGTCTAGCCGCATCGCATTGCTCATCAACGGCCGCCTAACTCAAGATGGGCATCCTCACCAAATCCTGAATAGCGCAAGCTTGCGAAGCCTCTACGGCATCGATGTTGAATGTGTTTTGCTGAGCAAAGATCGCGCCGCGTTTTTCCCACGCGAGCCAGGCTAG